CTGCCTGGCCCAGCTTGGGTGACCCGTCCCTGAAGGGCCGTGGCATGGGCCAGTGAACTTGGCCCTAGGGGTGAAAAGGCTCTGTCTGGTGTTCGAACAGCAGGCACACACATCTGATATGAAGTCTCTATGGACATTGGGGGAGGGTTTGCTGGAGGGATTTCATTAGCTGGTTCAGGACATTGCCACTAGAATTTATGTCCTTGACTGATGTACCTGCAGGACTACTTCATGGTTATATTTCATTTTGCAAGAAATTCTCCTTTGTGCTTTTGGGAATttttcagcagcagcagtagttcGTGAGGGGACTCCTCGAATTTCGTGTATGAAGGCCTGCAAGTGAATATGGAAACAAACTGAGGACCCATGTTACAGGTCTCCTACTAGATGTTTGTCGCAAATATAGCTTTATTTCTGATCATTGTTACTAGATAAAAGTTCTAATGGATAGGTGCTGGCCTTCATTGTGTTTCTCACAAGCTCTTGTGAAAAATATAAATTAGTACTAAAACTGGTATGTACTTTTCTgatgcggattaggtgaggcaggggtaaaagcttagtgggtggggGCTTGACTGTAGAGCCCACCTCCATGTATGTTGTACATGGATGTCGTTCATGCATCTTGCcagctcatattagggcatggtcccaaaaatgagtcagatcaaaatctcaggtggaccagacaGTAGAGATTGAATTGCCACCAgcaaaaaattcttgggagccccaaaagttttggatcaagctgatatctgtgtgaccttatcaacaggttggatgtcaaataaacattacagtgggccctaggaagtttttaatggtgggcattcaatcaccatagcttcctgtggtgttgtccacctgaaatttggatctaccacatttttggaaccatgccctaaaatgagctgccaaaatgaTGGTCCGTGTGGATATAGACACAGACATCGAGGTGAGCCCATGGTCAGGGCCTCACCTACTACATTGTTACCCCTGCCTCACCAAATCCGCGCTTGTGCTCTTCTGCTGCTCCAGCAACATCCATATCAACCCTTGTGACTTTGACAATTGAGCATCATCAACAAAGAGAGTAACATACTGGAAGACAACAGTCCTTATTTTCACTCCCACAGAGCTTGCATTAACGAACAGGTTTTGCAGCAAGAAACACCCTGCGATGAGAGTAGCAGCCTCTACGCAGATGATTAGTGAACTGTGAAAAGCTTCATTCCAACCAAATTCCTCAAATGATTCAAAAAGTCTGGCAAAGATTACCTCAAGCTTGTACCTCTTGAGATCAAGAGTTCCAAACCTCAGCTAACCTCTATTACAACATAATCTCTTcccgaaaaagaaagaaaaagaaaagaaaagaaaagacaacaAATCGGCCCCCATTTTCTATTCCTGCCTATGCATTATTTGGACTTCTTTCCTTGTTTCTTCTTGATGACTTCGTCGATGTACATTATACCCTTGCCCTTGTAAACTTCAGGGGGTTTACAACTACGAACAGCGGCAGCAAACTGAGTCACCCTTTGTAGATCTATCCCGGTACAACAGACTATGTTAGGTTTAAAACAAAACACTCGGACAGCTGGTGGGACAGTTAGTTCAACCTCATGACTGTAACCCAATTTCAGATACAGCATGCGGCCTTCTGCTTCGGCTCTCGCTTTGAACCCAACTCCCACAATTTTGAGGAACCGAAAGAATTTCGCTTCCATTTGCAGCTTTACCAGCCAGCAACTTGCAGCCtgccaaaaagaaaataatgtaACTTAAAATTGTATAGGAAGGGAAGAGAAGGGGTGAAATGAATgaacaaaaattaaaatgaaaggaAAGAACAGGTCCAAAAGGACCAAAAAAATTCTGAATCACACAAATTCTGGAACAGAAAATTGATTGTTGAAATAATTAATAATCACACACAAATCAAATTCTATGGTTAAATTCAAatcctataaataaataaataatcatcatTCAACATGAAGTCATTTTTTTAGGGAAAATGTCCACAAAAAAATTATTCATCCAGAAATGGAACAAGATGAATCCACTGCCTAATCACATGTTTTTCCTAATGCTGAAATAGTTTGGAACTTGCACACAGCAATCCACCATATAAGGAATTAACAAAGTGAATGTGAACGGCATCAAGAATCACAGGCATGTCATAAGACTTGTGACAGCAGCATTCAGTATCAGGGTTGCCAGGGAATGCAAAATTTTTATATGAATGGCAGCACATCCATTAGTTCTTTGAAAAAGAGCATGCTTGTTCCATCATTTGGTTAATATTTACATGGGAGGCATTATTCACACCCACTCTAACTGTACACCCAGCCTTTCACTTATTGGTTATACAGTAGTACAAACTACCCAGCCTTTCCATTCTTGGTTATACAACAGTACAACATTGTGTTCTATGGGATAACAAAAATGGAGATACGAGTAAAGGCAAGAGGAGATAAATCATCTGACAAAACTGATTGTGGTTATGTAATACGTATTTTTGCAGCTTCATCAATTTATTAATTTGAGTAAAAATCTTTGGCCAGTATCTCACCCAGATGTACCAAAGTTTGGTccatggggtccttactcttgccccagtgtcagactcacaagagtttcaacaccaggtcaagggttcaagtacccataggtggtgaaatcccactacagcatgtgtgggtgtttaaaaaaaaaaagtttggtcCATGAAGGAGGTGTTCTTAGTAGTGACTATGAAGGCTTTGAGTCAAACATGTTCCTCATCAAGCTGTTTGAGGAACTAGAGCATGTTCTCAATGACCCACACCAAGCCGAGAAACAGGTaacaatgtgaaaattttgagaagttgGCATACATGCATCATAATTTGAGATACCAAAATAGCCTGATCAAGACAAAAGTTGACCATGAACATCTCCACATACCTTGGATTATTTTGAATATGAGAACCTGTGTAATCTATGGCTCATTAACATAGAAGAGCCAGTGTTGTTGAATGATGATGATCTCAACAATGCTACAGATGATGGTTTAAGAAAATATGGAGTGGATGTGAATGAAGCTAATGGGAGACTTCTAGGCAATCAAAATCAGATGGGTCCAGAGTTGGTACATTCACAGTTCAATGGCAATAGCAGCAGCGGTGAAAAGACAGTCTGATGGCAATGGTAATAGCAGTGGCTATGGCAGTGGCTTTATACATCAGGATACAGTGGTACCTTCTACACAATTTGAATATGACAACTATCCTGCAAGTGAAGAAAAATGGGACCCTTCTGTGTTGTATTGGATTTCTTCTGAATCTACATGAGTAGTATTTCATATTTTTGAAATTCAACAAAGACTAGAAATCCAAAAGATCATGAAACTTCATTGCTAGAGAGGATCATCTCATCTCCATCTCCATCAAACATGTGACACACTTTTAGAAAATTTGAAATCATTAATCTGGTAGGCCACAATGAGAAAAGGCATTGCTCGATTAAAGAAAAGGGCCATTGCTCAAAAACCTAAGGAAAGGAAGAAATATAGAGGCAATGAGTATTGGCCATTAGATAAACTTCTAGAGAGAAAATAGGTCTTCTGCGGCCTGTCCTAGCCAATGCACGAGCAATAATATGATACGTGGCCTGCATCTTCCACAAAACAtgggttttcagttctgacacAATTAGGCCCTTGATTTGGTAATCAAGACCGTTTGTTTGTTGAGTCCCACCCTGGATGGAACATGCCTCGAAAATATACCAGGTCGGAAAATCTCAGTGACCAATATTAGGAagttttcagttgaatgtggaactGTTGTATTTCTCTTGTTAACCATCCATCAGCAGTCCACAAATTGGATGAGATATTTGAGACAGGGCCAAGCAAAAGTGGAATGCATACACCAATGTTTGGATCGCCAAACCATGGCCATGGGTTCCATTTGTCAGAATTGTAAACCCATGAATGATGTGGCAAGATTGCAGCcacatattaatatattatacaaTTCTTCAGTGAGAGTTTGTCTggtatgtttaggttttaggtgcaTATACAGAGCCCATGGTTAAGAGATCAAAAACATTGATATGATATGACTCACTGTGGATGGTCCACAAACAAAAGATCCACTGAGTTGGAAGCTCCTAActatagaatatttggcctttcAGTGGTTTGATGAGCTGCtaatgtattttctttcttaaccattTCTTGGTTGCCAACCTATTGAAAAAAGTTGAGGATTTATCATTCCTGGAGATATTTGGTGCATGGACCATTCACACCATGGCTCATAATATTAGAGGCAGAACATTGAACAATGGTGCCAACCATACATGCTCAAAACCCAAACAATGCTATATTACTATCCAATTACTATCCCAGATTTTATAATAACTCAACGTATAATTCCTCCCAAAGAATACAAATACGGTTCCCACAAATGTTTTGAAACCCAGATTCTACCTAAACCCATTTCTGCTAGCAGTTAGATGCCAAATGGTTCAACCAGtagcatggtattaaaaaaacaGTCACATTACTAAATAACAGTTTTGATACAGCCATTGCGTAAAGAAAATGGTTACCCCCATTATGCAGTACAGGGGTGCCCTGGTCTGCTGTGAAAAAATGGACCACATCAGCCTTTATCGGCCAATATGAACCGATACACCTTGTATTGACACCATTATGAGGCAAATACAGCCGTCACATGCCAATATGGCCATAAAGGGCCCATTTtgaatcttttattttcaaagttctctcattttttccatttctttattcgtttcaaccatgaaggaagctcataaactaattctaaactagATCTATGACTATTTCGAGGATCAAAATGCAAAATTTAAGTGAGATTCAATTaaccaaatcaaagtgggccattctgggaaatattggaagaaggcGTAGACCATCAccacttattcttcttcttctttttcattttttcccaTCTTTTTACTGTACTTACATGTAATGGGCACTAATCCACCAGATCATGCTTGATTTTTGTTCGAGTGAGGCATCTTGGGTTGACTTTCAGTAAGGTCAAAATAGTACTGCCTAGCCAAAAAATGACCTTTACAGGGTCATATCAGCAATACCTAGTATCGTATCAACCGGCAAGCTGGCTgatacgccaaccgataccattATGTAATACCTTCACCATCAATCCAACTAATTTGACCCATGACATCTATGTGCGCACTAGCACGCTTTACTGATAGGCTTTGAAGCCAGCAAGAAACACTATTGAAAAGACATCGCGTTCTAGCACGCTCATATGTTTTTCAATATGGCTGGAAAGTGTTGTGTGCTGACAACTTTTTACGTAATAATTGTTTTTCAGCTGGCCTTGACTAAAGTTCAACGGGTTTACATCCTGATCAAATATCCcataaataattttattgaagTTTAGGACATAAGAAAATTTTTTGTTATACTTATTGCCAATAATGATAGTCGATAACTAACACCTAGATTATGGGCAAAGTTTGATGCCGGGGTCAACCCCAAATACTTGATCAGCTAAGAGAAGCATTTGCAATATCTGTTTAGTTCTACTCGACTACAACTTCTTgcatatctctttttttttttctttttaaaaaaaaaaaaaaaaaaaaaaaccattcaacCAATTCACTCACACATTCCAATGCCTAACCCAAACACTTGGATTAGCTGAACTGTGCAATCCAAACGGTTTCCCATGATTGGACTCCAAGTGACCCAACTCGGTAACCCACCTTATCTCAAACAAGTCCAGCCAACCATCTAGTTAGCGTTTTAAAATATTAGTAGAGCAGACCGGTATCATATACTAATATACTAGTTAAGTGACATGTGTGACTGTCAATGTCGTAAATCTACTACCACCATAGTACCAAAAAACTGCTAAGTTACAGCCATATCAGCCATTACGTAAAGGAAATGGTTGCCCCTGTTACGCGATACAGGGGTGAATCGGTCCATTATGAGGGGATAAAAGGTCTTATCGGCCAATGCAAGATGATACATCCCGTATTGGCACCGCTATGGGGCCGAAACGATTGCTAGAGGCTGATACAACCATAAAGAACCTATTATGTAagtttttgttttcaattttctctcattttgcacttttgcattcatttcaaccatgaaggaagcttagaaagtatttttaaaTTACATCTAAGCTATTTTGTGGATCAACACACAATATTAGAGTGGAATTTGATAAACGAAAGAGTGGAACATTTTGGAAAATATCAGAAGAAGGTTTAGCcatcaatttttcttttctttttttcattttcccaTCTTTTGTTGTATTTGCATTAATGAACCCTAATCCTCCAAATCATGATTTGTGTTTGATTAGAACCTATCGGTCAACTTTCAGCAGTTCGCTAACACTACCCGATAGActgcattcttaccaaagaatggccgattataccatcaaatacatgtccaaaactaagaaagaatacatatttgggaTCCTCACATTTTTTAGAACTTTATCAATAACTTTTTAGGTTGTATTCcataaaagaatattttcagccATCACAAGGCCGTATCAGCCaatacggcccgtatcataaaggCTAACAAGCTGGCCAATATCGTTATGTAATAACTTGATTgacacatggcatacatgcatGATGATCTAATCCACATACGAAATACTTCTTGAGCAAGACTCTTGTGTTGTGTTCCTATAGTAATGGATGTgtgatgtaaaaataaaataaaaactatgactggtaacataaaaaggaaaacaatagtttAAGGGGCTACCAATGCAAACCACTGTCATCTGTTCTATTTCAACAGTCAGTATGTAAACAAGATAAGGCAGAACAAATCATCCAATTAGTAAGGTTCTCAAAATGGCATCGACTGTTCGAAAAGTTCTAATTAATAATTACTAAGGCTGGGCCCCGATCAAGCTGGAATTCCTAAAAACTACAACTTGGAGTAGTTCTGCGAGTTACCTGTTTTGTACTCAAAGAAGTGAACCTCTTCCATTGCATTTACATACTAGTGACCACCAAACCATTCGTTCGGTGGAAATAGGGTGAGTTGGGGCAGGACCCGAGCCCAAGCCAACCCCAGCTTGACCGAAccacccaccaaaaaaaaaaactagtattTGGAAAGTTTCAAATCGAGACTCTTGCACCTGATACCTAAGCCTTGCCCATTTGCTTAAACCGGTTGTGTTACTGGCACAAGCCTGACCCGAACCCGATAAAATCGGCATAAGCGAGAAACAGAGTAGATTCATTTGCCTGCCTGACCCGTTGCCAACTGACATATGTGGGCAGGTAATATACATAAGACCCCGCTGATTGGACAATCTAGCTGTTAAATTTCACCCATTTGAATTGAATAGCAGATCAATTTCCTTTGGGCAGTTGGGAATGCCCCAATGTTGTGTTTTGCAAAAGGTTCTTGACTCGCAGTGATGCCTGCAATGGAGAGGGTAAAAATGCAGATTGTGGTCTATTGGAAACGTCCACCCAAGCACTGTATAACGCATGATAACTCAAAAATCtcataaaaatgagagagagagacggagagagggAGGAAtagaagatgatgatggtgacgATCGTTtactatggtgggacccactgaatgGCCcatacacccaaaaaaaaaaaaaaatctgaattgGAATATTCCACAGTTATGATTGAAAGAGAAGAACAAGAAACGAAAATGGAGAAGCTACATACCCTCTAGATGTCGGTGTAGATGCCGGATCGCCGTTGCCGGAGTAGAGAAACGTAGAACCTGAAACCCAAACTACCAAATACCTTAAACCCtaacaacctctctctctctcccttctggAAGAGGATTGCCCGGTGGGcgctgggggcccactgtgatgtatgtgtttgatccacgccgtccatccgcttttccagcccattttagtacatgagccgaaaaatgaatcatatccaaagctcaagtgggtcataccataggaaacagtggtgattgaatgcctaccataaaaaaaaaaacatcttatTGTGACCCTTCAGCCATACGCAATGCATGGTTGTTTTGCACCATTTGTAAGAAGTAAGCGTGACCCTTCAGCCAAACGTACGGCATGGTTGTTTAGAAATCTGAACCGTCAAAAATCGCTGAATGAAATGTTTATAGGGGAACAGCTGAAAATTTCCACCTGCAAGGATAATAATATCTCAAATTTTCACTTTTTTTAATTGCTTGTtcaatgtgattttagagatattaacCATCCACAGTGGTTCTCTCAATTTAAAGGATCACGATATCTGTAAATCAATGCGACGTGTGAGGATTATGACATCcacaccaccattttcaaaacatTGGTAAACTCGCATGTAAATCCACAGGGAGCGGATTGCATACCGAGTTACTTGGTACGCTTTTTatggtattgagtaaactctgttgggcccactgtgaatttatgtgtcttatccacactgtccatccgttttttcaactcattttaatggttgatacaaaaattgaaacatatttaaatttaaaatggaccacaccacagcaaacagtgaaaataatgatttccaccgttgaaacgttgCTAGGGGTCCAAAGTGGtgtgatccaacctattcataagatcaagtAGTtacggatgaaggtaaaacacaacgCCCAGGTCCATAAcgcaactggcagactgagtggaaatacctcctctcaacacttgaggtcttggtatcgacccctagcgggggtggctaacatggagtgtgtgtactgacaagctaacccaaaaaaaaaaaaaaaaacaaagaaaaaaagaagaagagagaagtaaAACATTAGTATCAGCTTCATCACATTCTTTCACGTAATATGgtacacttgagcattggatgtgcttcattttttggttcaagccctaaaattacggaaacggattggctactccccctgacaccagcctcggagctggtggtcagtgctctgtgggccccaccatgatgtatggtatcCTCGAAAATCAAACTTGCCCTAAGTGCACCTACTGAAATTGCAACCTCTTCATCAGCTACACAACATCTCAGATTTGAAACATTGAATTTGGGAATTTTGATGAAACATCGAATTTGGGAAtttttttgatatatatgtatgaATCGGGCtacggatcgagtcgagtcaatacTGGGTTggatttcaagtcaagtcgagttaagTTACTGGGTGATCCCAACTCAACTTAGTTTGAGTTCAAATTGGACGAAGTCTACTCAATTCGGATCAACTCACCCACTTGGTTAGGGTCACGTCAGGTCTGAATGAGTCAGATGAGAGGAGTCTACCGAGTTGAGTCTTCTTATGCCTAGTTCTTCTCAAAATAGATAATTATTACTCTGTACAGAGGAGAATTGGTATGAAAAGAGCCAGTTAAATTTGtggggctcattatgatgtatgggatacatccatactgtccatccattttatcgggACATTTTAGTGCatcagccaaaaaatgaggaagatccaatgcttaaatggcccacaccacaggaaacagtgatctTAAAATGTCCGCCATCAAGAGTTGTTTCCTTTTCAAGGtgtacaatgatgtttatttgtcatctaacttattcatgagtaatgtgtgtgtgtgtgtgtgtgtgtgttttagatGATGTGCAAGTTTGAGAGTGAGTTTTGGTCATGCCCGTCTCGTGGAGAGAGAGATGCGGTGGATGTTAAGTGGGGcgactatgatgtttgtgagaaatccaccccatttatttgctttgcgagatcattttagtacattacaCTAAAACTGGAGTGGATCTAAAACTCTAATGTGCTACATGAGAGGAATTAATGaagtgtaacgccccggatttcagGGGCCAAGAAGATACTCGACTTCCGAATTCTCGAGTGCCACTTATGCCTTACGAGGTTTCAAAATATGCATAACTTGTTTGTTTCATAAGCAATGAAAAATTTTAGTGGACCATGCAGCATAAATTAAGACCAATATACTAAGCTCATGTGTAACTAATATGGgatatataaatacatacatacatacatacatacatacatatatatatgggaaaaggtactatgcgctcaacctcatgataagctcccgtgaggtcgagctgtgtgggccccaccgtgatgcgtgtcgaccatcaacaccgtgcatttgatgggtcccctttaaattatgggatatcccaaaaatcagccatatacaaaactcaagtgggccataccatctaaaatcatgtgaagacatgccaaaaacatataaaagcacttagtggggcccacctgagttttgaatgctgttgaaacttggtctgaaccctcatccaagtgggacacacataatggatggctggatttgcaaaccacatctcggtgggcccaaaaaatgattatgaatgttttaatggtgcacggcccctccacacttctgtatgtggtgtggctcacacaagtcatggattgacttgatttttgagacctaggcccacgatggaatggtgcatctgactgatggggtagatgttcgaaacgcatcacggtgggacccacacaactcgacctcatgggacgttcccatcagctcgagcgcataataccttttccctatatatatatatatatatatatatatatatatatatatatatatatatatatatatatatatatgtatgtagcAAAAGAAATAATGTAAATAAACATAAGGGCCCATGTCCCACAAAATATATAATCCAAAAGATGTACAAATCCCTGCCCTAGGGCCCCATCACAAGTCCTAAGGTGGTCTACGAGGATCTATCGAAAGTCTGAAAATAAGAGAGCTCCTCTTCATCGTCCACACTTGCCCCATCCAGTGCATCGAGCTTTGTGACACCTGCATCTGAGataggttctggttggtgttttaaaacaacgtaccagagtgggagtgagtagctaacttaatGGTTCCATTATCAATAAGTTACGCATATTATCAAATACATGAACAAAGGtagtgaaaagcaatcattcatagaatcctaactactcttattaatgcatatgcatggtttcatgatataatgcatgcccttacttccaacactccctcaagcgacaacGTCTAACAATCGCATTGCCCAACACTCCCTTAATGCGACCTCAACCGTCGaatcgtcaatcctaattaatgcaatgtgatggtgaaatattagccgagtatttaattaagtccgttcatccagcGAGATTAGGGAAGTTGAAGCACTTCCActtaatcaatggccttatccagatcacttggccCAGGGCGGCCGTAGCAGCTCTGAGCCTacgatccatgatccaaatttaggtatcatccgTTTGTCTCACAAATCATTAGTTTCAAAGGTAAGACAT
This region of Magnolia sinica isolate HGM2019 chromosome 1, MsV1, whole genome shotgun sequence genomic DNA includes:
- the LOC131253597 gene encoding large ribosomal subunit protein uL6m-like; this translates as MEAKFFRFLKIVGVGFKARAEAEGRMLYLKLGYSHEVELTVPPAVRVFCFKPNIVCCTGIDLQRVTQFAAAVRSCKPPEVYKGKGIMYIDEVIKKKQGKKSK